A genomic window from Oceanobacillus timonensis includes:
- the cls gene encoding cardiolipin synthase → MGLYSIIIGLMFVINIALAISIIFLERKDPTSSWAWVMVLLFIPIIGFILYLVFGRPISNSHIFKWDQRSRMDVKKAVQKQIHAIEKDTFQLNHEDLRKHLDLVYLHLRNGEAVYTENNGVDIYTDGHEKFEALLEDINRAKHHIHVQYYIMRSDGLGTRLANALIKKAKEGVCVRLLYDDMGSRSLKRSYIKKLREAGVLVEAFFPSRFIINFKINYRNHRKLTIIDGEIGYIGGFNVGDEYLGLKRKMGYWRDTHLRLKGDAVQSMQTRFVLDWNQASKHKISYEEEHFQTVSGGKIGMQIVSSGPDSEYEQIKNGYMKMIMEAEEYIYIQTPYFIPDESLRDAIRIAVLSGVDVKIMIPNKPDHPFVYWATMYYCGDLLNAGADIFIYQKGFLHAKTIIVDGNIATVGTANIDVRSFRLNFEVNAFLYDINVVERLMKEFDNDLAHSTQMTKKLYEKRSIGIRFKESVSRLIAPVL, encoded by the coding sequence ATGGGATTATATTCAATAATTATCGGTCTAATGTTTGTTATAAATATTGCGCTGGCTATATCCATTATTTTTCTGGAGCGGAAGGATCCAACCTCTTCTTGGGCATGGGTAATGGTGTTATTATTTATCCCGATTATAGGGTTTATTCTGTATTTAGTTTTTGGACGTCCCATCAGCAATAGTCATATATTCAAGTGGGATCAGCGCAGCCGGATGGATGTAAAAAAAGCTGTACAAAAACAGATTCATGCCATCGAAAAAGACACATTTCAATTAAACCATGAGGATTTAAGAAAACATCTTGATTTGGTCTATTTACATCTTCGTAATGGGGAAGCTGTTTATACAGAAAATAATGGCGTGGATATTTACACAGATGGCCACGAAAAATTTGAAGCGCTTTTAGAAGATATAAACCGTGCTAAGCATCATATTCATGTGCAATATTATATTATGCGGAGTGACGGGCTGGGGACCAGGCTTGCGAATGCCTTGATTAAGAAGGCAAAAGAGGGTGTATGTGTAAGGCTCTTATATGATGATATGGGGTCCAGATCATTGAAAAGAAGCTACATAAAAAAACTGAGGGAAGCTGGCGTTCTCGTTGAAGCATTTTTCCCGTCCAGATTTATTATTAATTTTAAAATCAACTACCGGAACCATCGGAAATTAACGATTATTGATGGGGAAATCGGTTATATTGGCGGTTTTAATGTCGGGGATGAATATTTAGGGTTGAAAAGAAAAATGGGATATTGGCGTGACACCCATCTGCGGCTAAAAGGGGATGCCGTGCAAAGTATGCAGACACGCTTTGTATTGGATTGGAATCAGGCATCCAAGCACAAGATTTCTTATGAGGAAGAACATTTCCAGACGGTTTCCGGAGGGAAAATCGGTATGCAGATTGTCTCCAGCGGTCCAGATTCAGAATATGAACAAATCAAAAATGGGTATATGAAGATGATCATGGAAGCGGAAGAGTATATCTATATTCAGACCCCCTATTTTATACCCGATGAAAGCTTACGTGATGCTATTCGTATTGCCGTATTATCCGGTGTGGATGTGAAAATTATGATCCCTAATAAACCGGATCATCCATTTGTCTATTGGGCAACGATGTATTATTGCGGTGATTTATTGAACGCTGGTGCAGACATTTTTATATATCAGAAGGGATTCTTACATGCAAAAACGATTATCGTGGATGGGAATATAGCCACTGTCGGTACGGCAAACATTGATGTAAGGAGTTTCCGCCTTAATTTTGAGGTGAATGCATTTTTATACGATATTAATGTTGTGGAGCGATTAATGAAAGAGTTTGACAACGATTTGGCACATTCCACACAAATGACGAAAAAACTATATGAAAAACGTTCCATCGGTATTCGTTTTAAGGAGTCGGTCTCCCGTTTAATTGCCCCCGTATTATAG
- a CDS encoding PH domain-containing protein yields MREQPNVKIATDAIKAWQLTAHLYALISLLITVAAIVVYMMFDFLPIWIVFILAALAIIEWTVTAFIIPKLRWRRWRYQVYDQEIYIQHGILIVTRTIVPMIRVQHVDTQQGPILKKYKLATLEISTAATTHQIPALSEEEASNLRDQISELARVEQDDV; encoded by the coding sequence ATGCGGGAACAGCCTAATGTGAAAATTGCCACCGATGCTATCAAGGCATGGCAGCTCACAGCACATCTCTATGCACTTATCTCTTTACTCATCACGGTTGCAGCAATTGTTGTCTATATGATGTTCGATTTTCTGCCTATTTGGATTGTATTCATCCTGGCTGCTCTTGCAATAATAGAATGGACTGTGACAGCATTTATTATTCCGAAATTAAGATGGCGCAGATGGCGTTATCAGGTTTATGACCAGGAAATTTACATACAACATGGGATACTTATTGTGACACGGACGATTGTACCAATGATTCGTGTCCAGCATGTTGATACGCAACAAGGCCCTATTTTAAAAAAGTATAAGCTGGCAACTCTGGAAATATCAACGGCAGCAACGACCCATCAGATACCTGCATTATCTGAAGAGGAAGCTTCTAATCTGCGCGACCAAATTTCCGAATTAGCGAGGGTGGAACAAGATGATGTCTAA
- the megL gene encoding methionine gamma-lyase, with protein MGKKFKHMETAMIHEGYDSKELLGSLTPPLFQTSTFTFDTAEQGAARFAGEEEGHVYTRVSNPTVQILEKKLAALEKAEKGLAFASGMAAISAVLIALTKANDHIICSSGLYGCTYGLLSMMDEKYNIQTDYVAMTDAKSMEDYIRPETKVIYIETPINPTMEVIDLELVIRIAEKHDILVVVDNTFSTPYLQRPLELGADVVVHSATKYLSGHGDVIAGLAAGKQGLIDQIAATTQKDIGGVLSPFDAWLVIRGLKTLPLRMDRHAENALHIAEKLKQHPKVKQVFYPGDPENSGYAITKKQMKSGGGTLSFELDGGKAEVQAFLNQLELIKIAVSLGDTETLIQHPATMTHAVIPYEQRQKMGVTDALIRLSVGIEGWQDVWEDLDQALTH; from the coding sequence CATTTGATACAGCCGAACAGGGAGCAGCCCGCTTTGCCGGAGAAGAAGAAGGGCATGTCTATACCCGCGTCAGCAATCCAACCGTACAAATTCTGGAGAAAAAACTGGCAGCACTGGAAAAGGCGGAAAAAGGGTTAGCTTTTGCTTCAGGAATGGCTGCGATATCTGCGGTATTAATTGCACTTACCAAAGCAAATGACCATATCATCTGTTCTTCCGGGCTATATGGATGTACTTACGGGCTGCTGTCGATGATGGATGAAAAATACAATATTCAAACAGACTACGTAGCAATGACCGATGCTAAAAGTATGGAGGATTATATCCGTCCGGAAACAAAAGTGATTTATATTGAAACACCGATTAATCCAACCATGGAAGTGATTGATTTGGAGCTGGTCATTCGCATTGCTGAAAAACATGACATTTTAGTGGTGGTGGATAATACATTTTCTACACCGTATTTACAACGTCCGCTGGAATTGGGAGCAGATGTCGTGGTGCATAGTGCCACCAAATATTTAAGCGGGCATGGCGACGTGATTGCAGGACTGGCAGCAGGGAAACAAGGATTAATAGACCAAATCGCTGCAACCACACAAAAGGATATTGGCGGGGTGCTTTCTCCATTTGATGCCTGGCTGGTGATTCGCGGTCTCAAGACATTACCGCTTCGAATGGATAGACATGCAGAAAATGCCTTACACATTGCAGAAAAATTAAAGCAGCATCCAAAGGTGAAACAGGTATTTTATCCTGGCGACCCGGAAAATAGCGGCTATGCCATTACGAAAAAACAAATGAAATCCGGCGGAGGTACACTTTCTTTTGAATTAGATGGTGGAAAAGCGGAAGTGCAGGCGTTTTTGAATCAACTGGAGTTAATAAAAATTGCTGTCAGTCTTGGTGATACCGAAACATTAATTCAGCATCCAGCTACGATGACACACGCTGTAATTCCTTATGAACAGCGTCAAAAAATGGGAGTTACAGATGCTTTAATACGGTTATCCGTCGGGATTGAGGGATGGCAGGATGTATGGGAAGATTTGGATCAGGCTTTAACGCATTGA
- a CDS encoding PH domain-containing protein, giving the protein MSNPKRLHPAAILFDILQSLKQSILGLLPIAIVVISNGASFYLVIGIAIIIALIILSSVLSWFRFTYQLEEDQIRINRGIIVRKNRTISKHRIQSIDLSQNVIHRIFGLTKVAIETAGNDPSTDAALSAVKMEDGRMLHDALKYNKDASETGSPGVSEEVENEPDESSLPKRTITLQALFITGSTSASFGILIGIFFAAFSQVEALIPDQFYDETVRLALSLGLQMIIIFAILVVLFLWFLSILYTVVKDWKFTITRYEKELFITRGLLEKKQTTIPLKRIQAVGIKETPIHQLLGFARPYVEIASATTDNSQEVNTIIFPLLRKKAFAAFLDEFLPEYTFYTENLIHPPQKALPYYLWRSMNVPLLAVIIVGIFFSTYTWIPALIMLAAGLMGLAAFKSAGYAMDKQQITIQGRFFSKDTAIIQHRRVQALQRKQHILHRKQSLATLDMAILNKGAGRHFVIKELRTADSYVIADWYSYREEA; this is encoded by the coding sequence ATGTCTAATCCAAAGCGACTGCATCCTGCTGCCATCCTGTTTGATATTCTCCAGTCCTTGAAACAATCGATTTTAGGTCTTTTGCCAATTGCTATTGTGGTCATCAGTAATGGGGCTTCTTTTTACCTGGTGATTGGTATCGCCATTATCATTGCTTTGATTATTTTATCCAGTGTTTTATCATGGTTCCGTTTCACTTATCAATTAGAAGAAGACCAGATACGGATTAACCGGGGCATTATTGTCCGTAAAAATCGCACAATATCCAAGCATCGTATTCAGTCTATCGATTTATCACAAAATGTGATTCACCGCATCTTCGGTTTAACAAAAGTAGCGATTGAAACAGCAGGTAATGATCCTTCGACGGATGCTGCTTTATCTGCTGTTAAGATGGAAGACGGGCGTATGCTTCATGATGCATTAAAATACAATAAGGATGCCTCCGAAACAGGATCTCCGGGAGTGTCAGAAGAAGTTGAAAATGAACCGGATGAATCCAGTCTGCCGAAGCGAACTATCACTCTTCAAGCGCTGTTTATTACTGGTTCCACTTCAGCAAGTTTCGGAATTTTAATCGGGATTTTCTTCGCCGCCTTCTCTCAGGTGGAAGCCTTGATTCCGGATCAATTTTATGATGAAACAGTGCGCCTTGCTCTGTCACTTGGCTTGCAAATGATTATTATTTTTGCGATTCTTGTTGTCTTATTTTTATGGTTTTTAAGTATTCTTTATACGGTAGTAAAAGATTGGAAATTCACCATTACACGTTATGAAAAAGAATTGTTTATTACAAGAGGTTTATTGGAGAAAAAACAAACGACGATTCCTTTGAAACGTATCCAGGCTGTTGGAATAAAAGAAACACCCATTCATCAATTATTGGGATTTGCACGGCCTTATGTGGAGATCGCCAGTGCAACCACGGATAATAGCCAGGAGGTCAATACAATTATTTTTCCGCTGCTGCGTAAAAAAGCATTTGCAGCTTTTCTGGATGAATTTCTGCCGGAGTATACATTCTATACGGAAAATCTGATTCACCCTCCCCAAAAAGCATTGCCATATTATTTATGGCGTTCTATGAATGTCCCATTGCTGGCGGTTATTATTGTTGGGATTTTCTTTTCCACTTACACCTGGATACCTGCTCTGATTATGCTGGCTGCCGGATTAATGGGACTGGCAGCATTTAAATCAGCCGGTTATGCGATGGATAAACAGCAGATAACGATTCAGGGGCGGTTTTTCAGCAAGGATACTGCTATCATCCAGCATCGCAGAGTTCAGGCTTTGCAGCGGAAACAGCATATCCTTCACCGCAAACAGTCCCTTGCTACGTTAGATATGGCTATTTTAAATAAAGGAGCCGGACGCCATTTTGTTATTAAGGAGCTGCGTACAGCAGATAGTTATGTGATAGCTGACTGGTATTCTTATCGGGAAGAAGCGTAA
- a CDS encoding acyl-CoA thioesterase has translation MNAKPCSASVALKTTHVLPPDTNQYGTLFGGKLMAHLDDIGAIAAVKHANNPVVTASTDSVDFLAPVKGGHYISIEAFVTWTHHTSMEVFIRAITEDIRSGERTACTTAFMTFVAIDENGKPMEVPPVYPETDDEKMLHESAPLRASRRADRKKQSKQLAESFGTVYRTEK, from the coding sequence ATGAATGCAAAACCATGTTCCGCATCAGTAGCATTAAAAACAACACATGTACTTCCGCCGGATACGAATCAATACGGGACTTTATTTGGCGGGAAATTAATGGCGCATCTTGATGATATTGGCGCTATTGCAGCAGTTAAACATGCAAATAACCCGGTCGTTACAGCATCTACGGATTCTGTCGATTTTTTAGCTCCCGTAAAAGGGGGGCACTATATTTCCATTGAAGCCTTTGTGACCTGGACGCATCATACGTCTATGGAAGTATTTATCCGGGCGATTACAGAAGATATCCGGTCCGGGGAGCGGACAGCTTGCACAACGGCATTTATGACGTTTGTTGCCATTGATGAAAATGGGAAACCAATGGAAGTACCGCCAGTTTATCCGGAAACAGATGATGAAAAAATGCTTCATGAAAGTGCACCGCTTCGTGCCAGCCGCCGTGCAGATCGTAAAAAACAATCCAAACAGCTTGCAGAATCATTTGGCACGGTTTATCGGACAGAAAAATAA
- a CDS encoding winged helix-turn-helix transcriptional regulator: MNQLCPRFEKAMVLLSTRWVGLILFELLKGAKRFSEMEADLPISGRLLSDRLKLLEKEGIVKRNIYSEFPVRIEYTLSQKGEALEPVITDIQRWAEEYITAEDLANKEVE; encoded by the coding sequence ATGAATCAGTTATGTCCTCGTTTTGAAAAAGCAATGGTCTTATTAAGTACACGCTGGGTCGGGCTCATTTTATTTGAATTATTAAAGGGAGCGAAACGTTTCTCAGAAATGGAAGCTGATCTTCCAATCAGCGGCCGCTTACTTTCGGATCGTTTAAAATTGCTGGAAAAGGAAGGAATTGTAAAACGGAATATCTATTCGGAATTCCCGGTCCGTATCGAATATACGTTATCCCAAAAAGGCGAAGCACTAGAGCCTGTTATTACAGATATTCAGCGTTGGGCGGAAGAATATATTACAGCAGAAGACCTAGCAAATAAAGAAGTAGAGTAA